In Brachypodium distachyon strain Bd21 chromosome 2, Brachypodium_distachyon_v3.0, whole genome shotgun sequence, one genomic interval encodes:
- the LOC100822005 gene encoding secretory carrier-associated membrane protein 2 — protein sequence MAGRYDRNPFEEDDVNPFAGGSVPPASNSRMPPLPHEPAGFYNDRGATVDIPLDSTKDLKQKEKELQSKEADLNKRERELKRREEAAARAGIVIEKKNWPPFMPIIHHDISNEIPIHLQRMQYLAFCSLLGLTVCLFWNVIATAAAWIKGAGVMVWLLAIIYFISGVPGAYVLWYRPLYNAMRTESALKFGWFFLLYSIHIIFCIWSAVSPPFPFKGKSFAGFLPAIDVISSNVIVGIFYFVGFGLFCLESLLSIVVIQQVYMYFRGSGKASQMRQEAARGAMRSAF from the exons ATGGCGGGAAGATACGACCGCAACCCCTTTGAGGAGGACGACGTCAACCCCTTCGCG GGGGGAAGTGTACCTCCTGCTTCTAATTCCCGGatgcctcctcttcctcatgAACCTGCTGGCTTCTATAATGATCGTGGTGCTACAGTGGACATACCTCTAGATTCAACTAAG GACCTAAAGCAAAAGGAGAAAGAACTGCAGTCGAAGGAGGCTGATCTTAACAAAAGGGAAAGA GAATTGAAAAGAAGGGAAGAAGCTGCAGCCAGAG CTGGTATTGtcattgaaaagaaaaactggcCGCCATTTATGCCCATCATTCATCATGACATTTCAAATGAGATACCGATCCATCTACAAAGGATGCAGTACCTTGCATTTTGTTCATTGCTGG GTTTGACAGTGTGTCTCTTTTGGAACGTCATTGCAACTGCAGCAGCATGGATTAAAGGGGCAG GTGTTATGGTCTGGTTGCTAGCCATTATCTACTTCATCTCTGGTGTCCCTGGGGCCTATGTGTTATGGTACCGGCCGCTTTATAATGCGATGAG GACTGAAAGCGCTTTGAAGTTTGGATGGTTTTTTCTGTTGTACTCG ATCCATATAATATTCTGCATCTGGTCAGCTGTGTCTCCCCCATTTCCCTTCAAAGGAAAATCATTTGC TGGATTTTTGCCGGCAATTGATGTCATAAGCAGCAATGTCATTGTTGGG ATATTTTACTTTGTAGGATTTGGGCTGTTCTGCCTCGAATCACTACTCAGCATTGTTGTAATCCAG CAAGTATACATGTACTTCCGTGGGAGTGGCAAGGCTTCACAGATGAGACAAGAAGCAGCGCGCGGTGCTATGAGATCAGCCTTTTGA
- the LOC100821688 gene encoding BTB/POZ domain-containing protein At5g03250 encodes MATMKLGSKPEIFVLEGLTWRCMTELESDVVVEVGEVSFYLHKFPLLSRSGVLQRLISEYHPLSDGAGVAGMCTLQLDDIPGGAKAFELAARFCYDVKIELSAQNVVCLRCAAEYLGMTEDYAEGNLIAQAESFLSRDVLASWKDAIRALETCEGAVLPAAEDLRIASRCITALATKACATDASAASASACAWAPKKSASLDCGRVDPALWNGIGSGDHTPRAASAGNSVDWWYEDVSFLSLPMFKRLIQAMEAKSMRPESIAGAIMFYASRFLPGLRPNTSSGFSNAAAAAEECISITTPRAAGANGLSEGEQRQFLEEIVALLPARKGVASTRFLLGLLRTAMLLHASPLCRENLERRIGAQLEDASLDDLLVPNLGYTVDTLYDIDCVQRILDYFMSSTDGVGTGYTTPALAEEGSLLGVPQACTPSTQSPIAMVAKLMDGYLAEVAPDTNLKLPKFQALAAVVPDYARTVDDGIYRAMDIYLKSHAWLSESEREQLCRLMNCQKLSLEACTHAAQNERLPLRVVVQVLFFEQLRLRTSIAGWFFVADNDGGAGAHPQHPGNNAVAIVPKGGSVAESGQADPVASEGKGSEAMSDVKARVSELEKECMIMRQEIRRLGKPRRSWNILTRKCGFGAKVQQTHPAMRGK; translated from the exons ATGGCGACCATGAAGCTGGGTTCCAAGCCGGAGATCTTCGTCCTTGAAGGCCTCACATG GAGATGCATGACGGAGCTCGAGAGTGATGTTGTGGTCGAAGTGGGAGAGGTTTCCTTCTACCTCCACAAG TTCCCTCTGCTGAGCCGGAGCGGCGTGCTGCAGCGGCTGATCAGCGAGTATCATCCCCTGTCGGACGGCGCCGGGGTCGCCGGAATGTGCACCCTGCAGCTGGACGACATCCCGGGCGGCGCCAAGGCGTTCGAGCTGGCCGCCCGGTTCTGCTACGACGTGAAGATCGAGCTGAGCGCGCAGAACGTGGTGTGCCTCCGGTGCGCCGCCGAGTACCTGGGCATGACGGAGGACTACGCGGAGGGGAACCTGATCGCGCAGGCCGAATCCTTCCTGTCCCGCGACGTGCTCGCCAGCTGGAAGGACGCCATCAGGGCGCTCGAGACCTGCGAGGGCGCCGTGCTCCCGGCCGCCGAGGACCTCCGCATCGCGTCCCGCTGCATCACGGCGCTCGCCACCAAGGCCTGCGCCACCGACGCCAGCGCCGCATCGGCTTCCGCCTGCGCCTGGGCGCCCAAGAAGAGCGCCAGCCTCGACTGCGGCAGGGTCGACCCCGCGCTCTGGAACGGCATCGGCTCCGGAGACCACACGCCGCGCGCAGCCTCGGCGGGGAACTCCGTGGACTGGTGGTACGAGGACGTCTCGTTCCTCAGCCTGCCCATGTTCAAGCGGCTCATCCAGGCCATGGAGGCCAAGAGCATGCGGCCCGAGAGCATCGCCGGCGCCATCATGTTCTACGCGAGCCGGTTCCTCCCGGGCCTCAGGCCCAACACCAGCAGCGGCTTcagcaacgccgccgccgccgccgaagaatGCATCAGCATCACCACCCCGCGCGCTGCCGGCGCCAACGGCTTGTCCGAGGGCGAGCAGAGGCAGTTCCTGGAGGAgatcgtggcgctgctgccggCCAGAAAGGGCGTGGCGTCCACCAGGTTCCTGCTGGGCTTGCTCCGCACGGCGATGCTCCTCCACGCGTCCCCGCTGTGCCGGGAGAACCTGGAACGGCGGATCGGCGCGCAGCTGGAGGACGCCAGCCTCGACGACCTGCTGGTGCCCAACCTCGGGTACACCGTGGACACGCTGTACGACATCGACTGCGTGCAGAGGATCCTGGACTACTTCATGTCGTCCACGGACGGGGTCGGGACCGGGTACACGAcgccggcgctggcggaggAAGGCAGCCTGCTTGGGGTGCCCCAGGCCTGCACGCCGTCCACGCAGTCGCCCATCGCCATGGTGGCCAAGCTCATGGACGGGTACCtcgcggaggtggcgccggacACCAACCTCAAGCTGCCCAAGTTCCAGGCGCTCGCCGCCGTGGTGCCCGACTATGCGCGGACTGTGGACGACGGCATCTACCGCGCCATGGACATATACCTCAAG TCGCACGCGTGGCTGTCGGAGTCGGAGCGGGAGCAGCTGTGCAGGCTGATGAACTGCCAGAAGCTGTCGCTGGAGGCGTGCACGCACGCGGCGCAGAACGAGAGGCTGCCGCTGCGGGTGGTGGTGCAGGtgctcttcttcgagcagCTCCGCCTCCGCACGTCCATCGCCGGCTGGTTCTTCGTGGCAGAcaacgacggcggcgccggcgcgcacCCGCAACACCCGGGCAACAATGCCGTCGCCATCGTCCCCAAGGGTGGCAGTGTTGCTGAAAGCGGCCAGGCCGATCCCGTTGCGTCCGAGGGGAAGGGGAGCGAGGCCATGAGCGACGTCAAGGCACGGGTGTCGGAGCTGGAGAAGGAGTGCATGATCATGAGGCAGGAGATCCGCCGGCTCGGGAAGCCCAGGAGGTCGTGGAACATCCTCACCAGGAAGTGCGGTTTCGGGGCAaaggtgcagcaaacgcaccCTGCCATGAGAGGCAAATAA
- the LOC106865427 gene encoding vacuolar protein sorting-associated protein 28 homolog 1, whose product MEVKLWNDKRERELLESLADLYAIIKATEKLERAYVRDLVSAADYEAECLKLISQFNSLSSSLAGVVTIPRFVQAYRLDCPAALNRLVQSGVPATVELRASTNSSAPAATAASAAAIAQCVQSFITAMDAVKLNMLANDQVRPLLHDLSTSMGKLGTVLPPDFEGKVKVNEWLAKLHKMGAGDELTEQQARQLNFDLDSAYSAFMASLPTAGL is encoded by the coding sequence ATGGAGGTGAAGCTTTGGAACGACAAGCGCGAGCGCGAGCTCCTGGAGAGCCTCGCCGACCTGTACGCGATCATCAAGGCCACGGAGAAGCTGGAGCGTGCCTACGTCCGCGAcctcgtctccgccgccgactaCGAGGCCGAGTGCCTCAAGCTCATCTCCCAGTTCaactccctctcctcctccctcgccggggtcgtcacCATCCCCCGCTTCGTCCAGGCCTACCGCCTCGACTGCCCCGCGGCCCTCAACCGGCTCGTCCAGTCCGGCGTCCCGGCCACCGTCGAGCTCCGCGCCAGTACCAACTCAtccgcgccggccgccaccgcggcctccgccgcagccATCGCCCAGTGCGTCCAGAGCTTCATCAccgccatggacgccgtcAAGCTTAATATGCTCGCAAACGACCAGGTCCGCCCGTTGCTGCACGACCTCTCGACCTCCATGGGGAAGCTCGGTACTGTCCTGCCGCCGGACTTTGAGGGGAAGGTCAAGGTGAATGAGTGGCTCGCGAAGCTACATAAGATGGGGGCTGGGGACGAGCTCACGGAGCAGCAGGCAAGGCAACTCAACTTTGATCTGGATTCTGCTTACAGTGCCTTCATGGCCTCCCTTCCCACTGCTGGCCTGTGA
- the LOC100844767 gene encoding protein ULTRAPETALA 2 — protein MAAANGGRAALFSEEELRGVSGVRMGENFVEVTCGCTSRRFGDAGGRLRIYASGELEISCDCTPGCHEEKLTPLAFERHSARETAGKWRNTVWVMVEGEKVPLRKTALLKYYDLSHKSAKGSRNGRQFHRDEFIRCTRCGKQRRFRLRSKEECRIYHDCVAKHNWTCADLTTNRITCDDDEERATRMELKGCSRNASCNGCVKCVCFGCEICRFTDCGCQTCLDFYRNLQ, from the exons ATGGCTGCAGCGAATGGAGGCCGTGCGGCGCTGttcagcgaggaggagcttcgGGGGGTGAGTGGGGTGCGCATGGGCGAGAACTTCGTGGAGGTGACGTGCGGATGCACTAGCCGCCGCTTTGGCGACGCTGGCGGTCGCCTCCGCATTTACGCCTCCGGGGAACTCGAGATTAGTTGCGACTGCACGCCCGGCTGCCATGAAG aaaagTTGACTCCTTTGGCATTTGAGAGGCACTCTGCAAGGGAGACTGCAGGAAAGTGGAGGAACACCGTGTGGGTCATGGTTGAAGGAGAAAAGGTTCCGCTCAGAAAGACAGCTCTGCTCAAGTACTATGACCTGTCGCACAAATCTGCCAAAGGAAGTCGTAATGGACGTCAGTTCCACCGTGATGAGTTTATCCGCTGTACAAGATGTGGCAAGCAGAGGAGATTTCGTCTCCGATCCAAAGAAGAGTGTCGTATTTACCATGACTGTGTTGCAAAACATAACTGGACATGTGCAGATTTGACAACTAATAG GATCACCTGTGATGACGACGAGGAGCGAGCGACCCGCATGGAGCTGAAGGGCTGCTCTCGCAACGCATCCTGCAATGGTTGCGTGAAGTGTGTCTGCTTCGGATGCGAGATCTGCCGCTTCACCGACTGCGGATGCCAGACCTGCCTCGACTTCTACCGCAACTTGCAGTAG